GGGCACAGTACAGGAGAATGACACCAACACCAAAGTAAGAGCCATAAAGAAAATGCCAATGAAACCACCTTTGTCGGACATGGCATCTATTTTATTGACAGCACCATGTGGTAACACTATTTCAAAAGCCCCCAAAAGAGAAATTCCGAATAGAATAAATATGATAAAGAAGATTAGATTAGGAATCCAGTGCGTACTCAGAAAATTCAAGAATGTTGGCCCTAATGACATCGTCACCAAACCCATCAATGAAAATATAAGAAGGATACAAAAGCCGTAAAAGACGGCCTTTATTTTTCCGTTTTTTTGCTTTGTGAAATAACTCACCGTAATAGGCATTATCGGGAAAATGCAGGGCATAAAAATACTCGCGAACCCTACACCAAAGGCTCCTAAAAGAAAAGTGAAAATAGACGCGTCGTCTTCCTTATTTGTTTCTGAGGCGGGTTTGTCGGTGTTTACCAGCTCGGTACCTTGTTCTAAAATTACTTCATTCTCTTTAGCGTCTTCCGTATCTAGCCTTGCTATTACTTCGTCGGCTGCTTCTTTTTCTTCGTCTACCGAGGTCGATATAGCTACAGTTTCCCGCTCGTCGGGCACCGGCACTACAGCAGATGCTGCCGCCGCTTTAACATTAAAAACGAATTTTTCTTTACCGTTTACACACCTGCCATCCACATCCGTGCAGGTTTGAAAAGAGATGCTTCCCGTTATTTTAGCATTGGGTTTAAGAATTTTTACCTTCTGAATAAACTGACCTTTCTCCTTAAAATAAGTGATGTCACCCTCCCAAATATCGTCGTATTTCTTTTTAGGATGAATAGGCGTAAGTCCACCCACTAGCTCATAAGAGTCGTTTGGCTCCAACTTTATTTCTGTCACTATAGGCCCTAAATCAGGGTCGAAATCAGAGGAGTATAAATACCAGCCCTTATCTATGGTGGCATTAAATTCTAAGTTTATAGTCTCACCTACTTTTACCTCGCCACTTTTGGTATCAAATGACCAAGTGGTGGGTTTTAGAATTTGTCCAAAGGACACAAAAGATGCCAAAAGAAGGAAAATAATTGGCGAAATCGCTTTCTTCATAATCTATTAATAGAGTCTTAATGCTCCTGTTATAACCCCAAAACGGAGTAAATCATTACACGTCTAATGTTAAAAGTATCAATTTGCTTGCCAATGCTGCTTATGACCACTTTCAAAAGCATAAAAAAGAACTTCTTTTGCAGAATGTGACTACATATTTGGGGCTTACCTTTCAGGTCGGGCTTTCGCTACTCGCCCTGTCGGGCTCAAACAGGCCGCTCTATCCCTAAGCCGGCTTATGCCAGAATAAATATTTAGCAGAATTGAGAAATGAGATTTTCTATAGGATTATTGAATGGACTATAGAGCAAGGGATGATACTTTTCTTTAAATTGATTTATTAAAAACAAACGCTATGAAAAAGGTCTTTAAAATTGTTGCTGGTATTTTAGTCTTGATACTTGCCTTCGTATTTCTTTTTGTACCAAAAGGAATTGACAAGAAATTTAATCTAGTTTCTCAAAAGTCCCCTTATCAGGTTTCT
This sequence is a window from Arcticibacterium luteifluviistationis. Protein-coding genes within it:
- a CDS encoding protein-disulfide reductase DsbD family protein — encoded protein: MKKAISPIIFLLLASFVSFGQILKPTTWSFDTKSGEVKVGETINLEFNATIDKGWYLYSSDFDPDLGPIVTEIKLEPNDSYELVGGLTPIHPKKKYDDIWEGDITYFKEKGQFIQKVKILKPNAKITGSISFQTCTDVDGRCVNGKEKFVFNVKAAAASAVVPVPDERETVAISTSVDEEKEAADEVIARLDTEDAKENEVILEQGTELVNTDKPASETNKEDDASIFTFLLGAFGVGFASIFMPCIFPIMPITVSYFTKQKNGKIKAVFYGFCILLIFSLMGLVTMSLGPTFLNFLSTHWIPNLIFFIIFILFGISLLGAFEIVLPHGAVNKIDAMSDKGGFIGIFFMALTLVLVSFSCTVPLVGTLLILSAEGDVLRPLLGMMAFGLPFALVFGGLAFFPEVLKKLPKSGGWLNELKAVFGLAEFALALKFLSNIDLTRHWELIHRNYFLMFWILISAMITLYILGFLRLPKDSKVEKRSLSRWGFAALFFAFTLYMVPGLSNKPLSLLSGILPPMPVSNIATKLEHPKMKQLPHGLQGFKDYDDALAYSAEVGKPVLIDFTGYACANCRKMEEFVWPKEEVLTRLQNDFVIASLYVDDKAELPKEKHYVSTYDNELKTTVGGKNMDLEITMFNNNAQPYYVIVDSEGKTLMEPLGYSSEEEFVAFLDEGKRKY